In the genome of Xanthocytophaga agilis, one region contains:
- a CDS encoding M14 family metallopeptidase, with the protein MKHFLLILSLSVYISSQAQKNEFQTKFERTKGTETVTYQEGIEFLEKLDRQYDKLKLVTYGTTDIGKPLHLAVLDVQQSFDPFAIRKSGRSILLVNNGIHPGEPDGVDASLMLLRNLLQDKKLQPLIQNTVICVIPFYNVDGILNRGKYSRANQNGPAEYGFRGNSRNYDLNRDFIKNDTKNAQTFVSIFREWQPDLFIDNHVSNGADYQYIMTYIAPQKNKLGGELGKYLDTRLVPELKRQMKEAKFEMTPYVNEFATTPDSAGIAGFLETARYSTGYTALFQTIGFMPETHMLKPFAQRVEGTYQFMISMLTMLQIDGQKIRTLKQQDIENVKTQTNFVVEWQLDKSVSEKIVFKGYEGRMIPSKVTTGKRLFYDRTKPYTKEIPYYNTFTPKTTVQKPQAYLIPQQWESIITRLKLNKVELQQVSRDTSVEVEVYYIADFKTSGRAFEGHYLHSDVKLRKENQTLVFRAGDYIVPCNQTANRYIVETLEPQATDSFFNWNFFDSILQQKEGYSDYVFEELAEKLLNEKPELRKKLEDQKASDEKFRNNPRAQLDFVYRNSPYYEPSHLRYPVFRIL; encoded by the coding sequence ATTTCTTACTAATCCTATCTCTATCAGTATACATCTCCTCTCAGGCACAAAAAAACGAATTTCAAACCAAGTTTGAACGCACCAAAGGGACAGAAACGGTTACATATCAGGAAGGTATTGAATTTCTGGAAAAGCTGGATCGCCAGTATGACAAGCTTAAACTTGTAACCTATGGCACAACAGATATAGGCAAACCTCTGCACCTTGCTGTATTGGATGTTCAACAAAGTTTTGACCCGTTTGCCATCCGAAAATCAGGACGGAGCATATTGCTTGTTAACAATGGGATTCATCCTGGGGAACCTGATGGGGTAGATGCAAGTCTGATGCTGTTGCGTAATTTGTTGCAGGACAAAAAACTGCAGCCATTAATTCAGAATACAGTCATTTGCGTAATTCCTTTTTATAATGTAGATGGGATATTAAACCGCGGCAAATACAGTCGAGCGAATCAGAATGGACCTGCCGAGTATGGATTCAGAGGAAATTCCCGAAATTATGATCTGAACCGGGACTTTATTAAAAATGATACGAAAAATGCACAAACCTTTGTCTCTATTTTTAGAGAGTGGCAACCCGATTTATTTATTGATAACCATGTGAGTAACGGGGCAGACTATCAGTATATAATGACTTACATTGCCCCTCAGAAAAATAAACTGGGAGGAGAACTGGGGAAGTATCTGGACACCAGATTGGTTCCTGAGCTAAAGCGGCAAATGAAAGAGGCAAAGTTTGAAATGACACCTTATGTCAATGAATTTGCGACTACTCCTGATTCCGCTGGTATTGCAGGATTTCTGGAAACGGCCCGTTATTCTACCGGATATACTGCATTGTTTCAAACCATAGGGTTCATGCCTGAAACACATATGCTGAAACCTTTCGCTCAACGTGTAGAGGGTACCTACCAGTTTATGATTAGTATGTTGACTATGTTACAAATCGACGGGCAAAAAATACGAACATTGAAACAGCAGGATATAGAGAATGTAAAGACTCAAACCAATTTTGTTGTGGAGTGGCAATTGGATAAATCTGTTTCTGAAAAGATTGTTTTCAAAGGATATGAAGGTAGAATGATACCCAGTAAGGTGACTACAGGAAAACGACTATTCTATGACAGAACAAAGCCTTACACAAAAGAAATTCCTTATTACAATACATTTACCCCAAAAACTACTGTTCAAAAGCCTCAAGCCTATCTTATTCCACAGCAGTGGGAGAGTATTATTACAAGACTGAAACTCAATAAAGTAGAGTTGCAGCAGGTGTCCCGTGATACAAGTGTGGAAGTAGAAGTATATTATATAGCAGATTTCAAGACCTCCGGACGTGCTTTTGAAGGGCATTATTTGCATTCAGATGTAAAACTTCGTAAGGAAAACCAAACCCTGGTTTTTCGAGCTGGAGATTATATAGTCCCTTGCAATCAGACTGCCAACCGGTATATTGTAGAGACGCTGGAACCCCAAGCGACAGATTCATTCTTTAACTGGAATTTTTTTGATAGTATTCTTCAGCAAAAGGAGGGATACTCTGATTATGTATTTGAAGAGCTCGCTGAGAAACTACTCAATGAAAAGCCGGAACTGCGAAAAAAGTTGGAAGACCAAAAAGCTTCAGACGAAAAGTTTCGTAATAACCCCAGAGCACAACTGGATTTCGTATATAGAAATTCTCCTTATTACGAACCATCTCATCTACGTTATCCTGTCTTTCGAATTCTATAA
- a CDS encoding M61 family metallopeptidase, whose amino-acid sequence MKKSFILSSLLILLSSTILQAAPKLSYFLSMDEPHTHYFTVKITVSGLKQSTIDFKLPVWTPGSYLVREYARNVEGFTAVSGKSSSLKSEKVSKNAWRVYSNNAEEVTVEYKVYAFEVSVRTPYLDASHGYVQPAAVFMYIDKQQELPSTVTVKPYKDWTQISTGLSAAGKDKWTLAVPNYDILVDSPIEVGNQKIFEFTALGIPHKVAMYGIGNYEEGKLADDMKKIVEEAGKVVGENPNKDYTFIVHNLQNGGGGLEHLNSTTLQTTRWSYENNYVGFLTLVAHEYFHLWNVKRIRPQVLGPFDYDNENYTHMLWVSEGFTSYYEDLIAHRAGFMDASQFITTIANGIGSTENQPGNKVQSAAESSWDAWIKYYRPDENSRNSTISYYTKGGVIAPMLDLEIIHSTNGQKSLDDVMKFLYEEYYKKQKRGFTDTEFQQTVEKIAGHSMDDFFRNNIYDAKTIDYNKFLGYAGLRLGEYKSNPQAAFLGATTSFSSGKLTINGVSKGTPAYEYGLNVNDEIIAIDNFRLGDDLQQWLGRKKAGDKVVFTISRGGILQNINVVLSSNPAISYRIEKISNPSSQQDVVLKKWVKL is encoded by the coding sequence ATGAAAAAAAGCTTTATTCTCTCTTCACTCCTTATTCTCCTCTCTTCAACGATTCTGCAGGCAGCCCCTAAATTATCGTATTTCCTGAGTATGGATGAACCTCACACCCACTACTTTACAGTCAAAATTACCGTTAGTGGTCTTAAACAATCTACTATTGATTTTAAATTACCAGTCTGGACACCTGGTTCATACCTGGTGCGTGAGTATGCCCGCAATGTAGAAGGGTTCACTGCAGTGAGTGGTAAGAGTAGTTCGCTAAAAAGCGAAAAAGTATCTAAAAATGCATGGAGAGTGTATAGTAACAATGCAGAAGAAGTCACTGTAGAGTACAAAGTATACGCATTTGAAGTAAGTGTTCGTACACCTTATCTGGATGCATCTCATGGTTATGTGCAACCAGCAGCAGTATTCATGTATATTGATAAGCAACAAGAGCTCCCTTCTACAGTAACTGTTAAACCCTACAAAGACTGGACTCAGATTTCTACAGGTTTATCCGCTGCCGGAAAAGATAAATGGACACTGGCAGTTCCCAATTATGATATTCTGGTTGATTCCCCTATCGAAGTTGGCAATCAGAAGATATTTGAATTCACAGCCTTGGGTATTCCTCACAAAGTAGCTATGTATGGAATTGGAAACTATGAGGAAGGAAAACTGGCTGACGACATGAAAAAAATTGTAGAAGAAGCTGGTAAAGTAGTAGGCGAAAATCCAAATAAAGATTACACATTTATTGTACATAATCTGCAAAATGGTGGCGGTGGTCTGGAACACCTGAATTCAACTACTCTGCAAACTACTCGCTGGAGTTATGAAAATAACTATGTAGGCTTCTTAACTCTGGTTGCTCATGAGTATTTCCATTTATGGAATGTAAAACGTATACGCCCACAAGTATTAGGACCTTTTGATTATGATAATGAGAACTACACACATATGTTGTGGGTATCAGAAGGATTTACCAGCTACTATGAAGATCTGATCGCACATCGTGCAGGCTTTATGGATGCAAGTCAGTTTATTACGACCATTGCAAACGGAATTGGCAGTACAGAAAACCAACCAGGTAATAAAGTTCAGTCAGCAGCAGAGTCAAGCTGGGATGCATGGATTAAATACTATCGTCCAGATGAAAACTCTCGCAACTCTACTATTTCCTACTATACAAAAGGTGGAGTAATTGCTCCTATGCTGGATCTGGAAATCATTCATAGTACCAATGGACAAAAATCACTGGATGATGTGATGAAATTCCTATATGAAGAATACTATAAAAAACAGAAACGTGGTTTTACAGATACAGAGTTTCAACAAACCGTGGAGAAGATAGCAGGACACAGCATGGATGATTTCTTCAGAAACAATATCTACGATGCCAAAACAATTGATTACAATAAATTCCTAGGTTATGCCGGATTACGTTTAGGAGAATACAAATCAAATCCACAAGCAGCATTTCTGGGAGCAACAACTTCATTCTCATCAGGAAAGCTAACCATTAATGGTGTATCCAAAGGGACTCCTGCCTATGAGTATGGATTAAATGTAAACGATGAGATTATCGCCATTGATAACTTCCGTCTGGGAGATGATTTACAACAGTGGCTTGGAAGAAAAAAAGCTGGAGATAAAGTAGTATTTACGATTAGCCGTGGAGGAATTCTTCAAAATATTAATGTTGTTTTAAGCAGTAATCCTGCAATTAGTTATCGCATTGAGAAAATCTCCAATCCGTCTTCTCAACAGGATGTGGTATTGAAAAAATGGGTTAAACTGTAA
- a CDS encoding nucleotidyltransferase family protein: MDQDIIGLIPAGGKATRISPLPCSKELFPLGLYPTSDGGLRPKAVATYLLEDMRAGGADKAFIVIRQGKWDIPAYYGDGAMLNMHIGYLLMNVPYGPPYTLDQAYPFVQNNIVVMGFPDILITPRDAFKDIVSELKSTSADVVLGLFPTEFPHKWDPVDLATDGRIVKVEIKPTQTSLKYVWAIAAWSPAFTQFMHEYLEHRRPEFETGNAREIIFSDIMQAAIDNGLHVRGVLFEDGSCLDVGTPNDLQKALQTLYSV, encoded by the coding sequence ATGGATCAAGATATTATCGGATTAATTCCTGCGGGAGGTAAGGCAACCCGCATTTCACCACTGCCCTGTAGTAAAGAATTATTTCCATTAGGGCTATATCCAACCTCTGATGGAGGACTTCGTCCCAAAGCTGTAGCTACATATTTACTGGAAGATATGCGTGCAGGAGGTGCAGACAAAGCATTTATAGTCATTCGGCAAGGCAAATGGGATATTCCTGCTTATTATGGAGATGGTGCAATGTTAAACATGCATATAGGATATTTGTTAATGAATGTCCCTTATGGTCCACCTTACACACTGGATCAAGCCTATCCATTCGTGCAGAACAATATTGTTGTAATGGGCTTCCCTGACATCCTGATTACTCCACGGGATGCATTTAAAGACATAGTGTCTGAGTTAAAATCTACATCTGCAGATGTGGTATTGGGGCTTTTCCCAACTGAATTCCCGCATAAATGGGATCCTGTTGACCTGGCAACAGACGGAAGAATTGTTAAGGTAGAGATTAAACCTACTCAAACTTCTCTCAAATATGTATGGGCAATTGCCGCCTGGTCTCCTGCTTTTACGCAGTTTATGCATGAGTATCTGGAACACAGACGACCTGAATTTGAAACAGGCAATGCCCGTGAAATCATTTTCAGTGACATCATGCAAGCTGCTATTGACAATGGTCTACATGTACGCGGGGTCTTGTTTGAAGACGGCAGCTGTCTGGATGTGGGAACTCCCAATGACTTGCAGAAAGCGCTTCAGACACTTTATTCTGTTTGA
- a CDS encoding Gfo/Idh/MocA family oxidoreductase yields the protein MKTFSRRNFLQVMMMSGAASTVFSSHSLLACTNRIQKSRLGIALVGLGYYSTDLLAPALQLTKKCYLAGIVTGTPEKAERWKKQYKIPDKNIYNYQNFDQIANNPDIDVVYVVLPPSMHAEYTIRAAKAGKHVFCEKPMAMTVAECESMIKACRDNKVKLAIGYRCQHDPNTREYMRFAKEKTFGKVQMVACGAGYFDPRTDHWKQKKALGGGVMYDMGVYALQGARLATGEEPIAVTAQHFTTRPEIYKDVDETTLFQLQFPSGTVAACHTSFGINMNYLQANCEKGFFKMEPFSSYSGNQGISSQGTIQFPLANQQAKQMDDDAEVILANRSLLVPGEEGLRDIRIVEAIYQAARSGKQVKL from the coding sequence ATGAAAACATTCTCACGCCGAAATTTTCTTCAGGTAATGATGATGAGTGGGGCAGCTTCTACAGTTTTTTCCTCTCATTCACTCCTTGCATGTACAAATCGTATTCAAAAATCCCGATTGGGAATAGCGTTAGTGGGATTGGGATATTATAGTACAGATTTGCTCGCACCTGCTCTGCAATTAACAAAAAAATGTTATCTGGCTGGAATTGTGACAGGAACTCCGGAAAAGGCCGAAAGATGGAAGAAACAGTATAAGATTCCGGATAAGAATATTTACAACTATCAGAATTTTGATCAGATAGCCAATAACCCGGATATTGATGTAGTATATGTGGTATTGCCTCCTTCTATGCATGCTGAATATACTATCAGAGCAGCAAAAGCTGGCAAACATGTATTTTGTGAGAAACCTATGGCAATGACAGTTGCTGAATGTGAATCAATGATTAAAGCTTGTAGGGATAACAAAGTAAAGCTGGCTATTGGGTATCGTTGCCAGCATGATCCGAATACTCGTGAATACATGCGCTTTGCAAAAGAAAAAACATTTGGAAAGGTTCAGATGGTTGCATGCGGAGCTGGATATTTTGATCCGCGTACAGATCACTGGAAGCAAAAAAAGGCATTAGGAGGAGGTGTAATGTATGATATGGGAGTATATGCATTACAGGGTGCAAGATTAGCCACAGGAGAGGAGCCTATAGCTGTAACAGCCCAACACTTTACTACCAGACCTGAAATTTATAAGGATGTAGATGAAACTACATTATTTCAATTACAATTCCCAAGTGGTACTGTTGCGGCCTGTCATACCAGTTTTGGAATTAATATGAACTACCTTCAGGCTAACTGTGAGAAAGGTTTTTTTAAGATGGAGCCGTTTTCTTCATATAGTGGAAATCAGGGCATAAGTTCACAAGGTACTATTCAGTTTCCATTGGCTAACCAACAGGCAAAACAGATGGATGATGATGCAGAAGTTATTTTAGCTAATCGATCTCTTCTGGTACCAGGCGAAGAAGGACTACGGGATATCAGAATTGTAGAAGCTATTTATCAGGCTGCCCGTTCAGGAAAGCAGGTAAAATTGTAG
- a CDS encoding glutamate-1-semialdehyde 2,1-aminomutase, with amino-acid sequence MNHTVTEIGSFVQSNALQKRFNEIIPGGSHTYAKGDDQYPETSLPYIVKGKGCHIWDVDGNEFIEYAMGLRSVTLGHAFTPVNEAAKQAMDLGINFNRPATIELECAEIVLDIIKGQEMVKFAKNGSDATSAAVLLARAYTGRDMIAICGDHPFFSVEGWFIGTTAVNSGIPKAIQDMTVKFKYNDLQSLKDLFAQYPNQIACIILEAEKDVPPAPNYFKELKKLCHENGAVFILDEIITGFRWHNGGAQTMYDIQPDLASFGKAIANGFALSALVGKKEIMQLGGLQHDKDRVFLMSTTYGAESHALAAAMATIKVYQQEPVIQHLYTQGAKLRKGIEQSVQELHLEGHFGVSGKDCALVYYTKDQQKQPSQPYRTLFLQETMRRGLLAPSLIVSYSHSDQDVAQTLDIIHESLQVYRKALDEGIEKYLLGRPVKPVYRKKN; translated from the coding sequence ATGAATCACACCGTTACTGAAATTGGCAGCTTTGTGCAATCAAACGCATTACAAAAACGCTTTAACGAAATTATACCTGGTGGTAGTCATACATATGCCAAAGGGGATGATCAGTATCCGGAAACATCTTTACCTTATATAGTCAAAGGTAAAGGATGCCATATCTGGGATGTGGATGGCAATGAATTTATTGAGTACGCCATGGGTCTCCGTTCCGTTACATTAGGACATGCGTTTACTCCTGTTAATGAGGCGGCCAAACAAGCAATGGATCTGGGGATTAATTTTAATCGTCCTGCTACTATTGAACTGGAATGTGCAGAAATAGTGCTGGATATAATCAAAGGCCAGGAAATGGTTAAGTTTGCCAAGAATGGCTCTGATGCAACTTCTGCAGCTGTATTATTAGCGCGGGCCTATACAGGACGTGATATGATTGCTATTTGTGGAGATCATCCGTTTTTCTCAGTAGAAGGCTGGTTTATTGGAACTACAGCTGTCAACTCTGGTATTCCGAAAGCTATTCAGGATATGACAGTAAAATTCAAATACAATGATCTTCAAAGTCTGAAAGATCTATTTGCTCAATATCCTAATCAAATAGCCTGTATCATTCTGGAAGCGGAAAAAGATGTTCCTCCTGCACCAAATTACTTTAAAGAATTAAAAAAGCTTTGTCATGAGAATGGTGCGGTATTCATCCTGGACGAAATCATTACAGGGTTTCGCTGGCACAATGGTGGGGCTCAAACCATGTATGACATCCAGCCGGATCTGGCAAGTTTTGGTAAAGCTATTGCTAATGGATTTGCCTTATCAGCTTTGGTAGGAAAAAAAGAGATCATGCAATTGGGTGGTTTGCAACATGATAAAGATCGGGTATTCTTAATGTCAACGACCTATGGAGCTGAAAGTCATGCCTTGGCAGCAGCAATGGCTACTATAAAAGTGTATCAGCAGGAACCTGTAATTCAACATTTATATACTCAGGGAGCAAAGTTGAGAAAAGGTATTGAGCAATCTGTACAGGAACTGCACCTGGAAGGACATTTTGGCGTTTCAGGAAAAGATTGTGCACTGGTATATTATACTAAAGACCAGCAAAAACAACCTTCTCAACCTTACAGAACTTTATTTCTGCAGGAAACGATGAGACGTGGTTTATTGGCTCCATCACTAATTGTGAGTTATTCCCATTCTGATCAGGATGTAGCTCAAACACTTGACATTATCCATGAATCGTTACAAGTTTATCGGAAGGCATTAGATGAAGGAATTGAAAAATATCTGCTTGGCCGTCCAGTAAAACCTGTGTATAGAAAGAAGAATTAA
- a CDS encoding DUF3857 and transglutaminase domain-containing protein yields MKKHLLLIILTILGMYQSYAEMVYPVSTISEALKKDAHAVIRLHETTFTIKSVGEAIERTHYVITILDEQGEDMARNFQYYDKMNRITEFDGILYDALGSKVKTLKKTDIRDISAADGFSLYTDMKFKIASFTYAQYPYTVEFTSEVVTTNLMYYPQWFPQNDEDVSLEKATLTVLCPKNITLRYKEQKMSSSVQVQTAGEVSTYKWTLENLPALIEEPNAPSNDEIISGVYLSPSDFEVSGYKGNMTSWENLGRFQSTLLAGRDELPENVKQQITQITAKETNKVEKIKKVYEYLQANTRYVSIQMGIGGWQPFDAKTVAQNGYGDCKALSNYTKAMLKAIGIESYYTIIGAGSKQTDLLVDFSSRVNFNHAILCVPVEKDTIWLECTSQTNPFGYQGSFTGNRHALIITPTGGKLVNTTRYTAKDNLVSRKVQVNLDVNGDAIVESLAAYHGEQQEDLSYILNSQNQEDQKKALYKKINIPSFEINQFSLTEKKARIPVVTEKLSLTVRKCGSKSGTRMFITPNVMNASSYIPPKIENRKNEIVLRMAYQDVDTVIYQLPKGYGIEFVPETIKIESKFGTYQSSLQTKEGEITYIRSVTVNRGRYPASVYNEWVDFRKKIVKADKTQMVLVNKGS; encoded by the coding sequence ATGAAAAAGCACCTCCTATTGATCATCCTCACAATTTTAGGTATGTATCAGAGTTATGCAGAGATGGTTTATCCTGTAAGTACCATCTCTGAAGCTCTTAAGAAAGATGCTCATGCAGTTATTCGCCTCCATGAAACAACCTTTACAATCAAATCTGTTGGAGAAGCGATTGAAAGAACACATTATGTGATCACTATTCTGGATGAGCAGGGCGAAGATATGGCGCGAAATTTTCAGTATTATGACAAGATGAATCGCATTACTGAATTTGACGGTATTCTTTATGATGCATTAGGTAGTAAAGTAAAAACCTTAAAAAAAACAGATATACGCGATATCAGTGCAGCAGATGGATTTTCTCTATATACTGATATGAAATTTAAGATAGCATCTTTTACCTATGCACAATATCCTTATACAGTAGAATTTACGTCTGAGGTAGTTACAACCAATTTAATGTATTATCCTCAATGGTTTCCTCAAAATGATGAAGATGTTTCACTTGAAAAAGCAACCCTGACTGTTTTATGTCCTAAGAATATCACATTACGATACAAAGAGCAAAAAATGAGCAGCTCTGTACAAGTACAGACAGCAGGAGAAGTTTCTACCTATAAATGGACATTGGAAAACCTTCCTGCACTTATAGAAGAGCCAAATGCACCATCTAATGACGAAATCATCTCTGGGGTATATCTCTCTCCTTCTGACTTTGAAGTATCAGGTTATAAAGGCAATATGACTTCCTGGGAAAATTTAGGACGTTTCCAAAGTACATTGCTTGCTGGCAGAGATGAACTTCCTGAGAATGTAAAACAGCAGATTACTCAAATTACAGCAAAAGAAACAAATAAGGTAGAAAAGATAAAAAAGGTTTACGAATACCTGCAAGCCAATACACGCTATGTGAGTATTCAGATGGGAATTGGTGGCTGGCAACCTTTTGATGCCAAGACAGTAGCTCAAAATGGATATGGAGATTGTAAGGCATTATCCAATTATACTAAGGCGATGCTTAAAGCGATAGGGATCGAATCTTACTATACTATTATTGGTGCAGGTTCAAAGCAAACTGATTTATTAGTTGATTTCTCCTCTCGTGTTAACTTTAATCATGCTATTCTATGTGTTCCTGTTGAAAAGGATACAATCTGGTTAGAATGTACTAGTCAGACAAATCCTTTTGGCTATCAAGGAAGTTTTACAGGAAACAGACATGCACTCATAATTACACCAACCGGAGGAAAACTGGTAAATACTACACGCTACACAGCTAAAGATAATCTTGTCAGCAGAAAAGTTCAGGTTAACCTTGATGTAAATGGAGATGCTATTGTAGAATCATTAGCTGCTTATCATGGAGAGCAACAGGAAGATCTTAGTTATATTTTAAATTCTCAAAATCAAGAAGACCAGAAAAAAGCTCTTTATAAAAAAATTAATATACCTAGCTTTGAGATTAATCAATTTTCTTTAACAGAGAAAAAGGCGCGTATTCCTGTTGTTACAGAAAAATTATCATTAACAGTACGTAAATGTGGATCTAAAAGTGGTACACGCATGTTTATTACCCCTAATGTAATGAATGCGTCTTCCTATATTCCACCCAAAATAGAAAACAGGAAAAATGAGATTGTACTTCGTATGGCCTATCAGGATGTAGATACAGTTATCTATCAATTGCCTAAAGGCTACGGGATAGAGTTTGTACCAGAAACAATAAAAATCGAATCGAAATTCGGAACATATCAGTCTTCATTACAAACCAAAGAAGGAGAAATTACCTATATACGCAGTGTTACTGTTAATCGGGGGAGATATCCAGCTAGTGTCTATAATGAGTGGGTAGACTTTAGAAAGAAGATTGTCAAGGCAGACAAAACACAAATGGTTTTAGTGAATAAAGGCTCCTGA
- a CDS encoding DUF3858 domain-containing protein — MKHRFFIQCLWYVALSVVSIHLTFAQADPIKFGKIELADLQMKSYDKDTSADAVVLCDYGKAFFNNNLQIQFERIVRIKILKKSGYSWADGIIPFLKSTGAEVKIMDLKGVTYNLQNGEIIKEKMSKEAVFSEKKSKNLYFQKFTLPNVKEGSVIEYTYTTVSDFWYEFHNWTFQKEIPVIWSEYRASIPEYLSYKLQMSGYEAPHISKTEPANVSFGTTNVSGKNYRWVFKDVPALKEEPYITTIDDYVSKIEFELANISVPGVSYKSFSNNWTSICENMLTDESFGGQIKKTGFVKEFIAKIKSENKEPLAQAIASYDFVRKSIKWNEVEDVYSDATKKAYETHSGTTADINLLLIAMLKEIGLDAKPVLLSTRENGKILPFYATISKFNYVIAHVQLGENSILLDATDEHISPGMLPTRCLNGIGRLIDSKGGDWIALDPKERASQLINVQMAINEDGELSGKIEKSLAGYDAWTHRKEIIAIGKDKHTENLKKEHPTWQISKIDLINLDKYAEAFSEKYELTMGDASQKAGNIIYLKPLLSEALTDNPFKHQERKFPVDFATAMDRTYVATITVPEGFKVEEMPKNAIMALPENAGRFSFMAAVNGNTIQISSKISIRKPIFYAEEYAALRELYAQIVSKHAEQIVLKKI; from the coding sequence ATGAAACACCGTTTTTTTATTCAATGCCTCTGGTATGTTGCCCTGTCAGTAGTCTCAATCCATCTAACATTTGCACAAGCAGATCCTATAAAGTTTGGCAAGATAGAATTGGCAGATCTTCAAATGAAATCATATGACAAAGATACTAGTGCAGATGCTGTTGTATTGTGCGATTATGGGAAAGCTTTTTTTAATAATAATCTACAGATTCAATTTGAGAGAATTGTAAGAATTAAAATCTTAAAGAAATCAGGATATAGCTGGGCAGATGGGATAATACCATTTTTGAAAAGTACGGGAGCCGAAGTAAAAATTATGGATCTGAAAGGAGTTACCTACAATTTACAGAATGGAGAGATAATAAAAGAAAAGATGAGTAAAGAAGCAGTTTTCTCAGAAAAGAAAAGCAAGAATCTTTATTTTCAGAAATTCACGTTACCCAATGTCAAGGAAGGTTCTGTAATTGAATACACTTATACAACAGTTTCTGATTTTTGGTATGAATTTCATAATTGGACGTTCCAAAAAGAAATTCCTGTTATTTGGAGTGAATATCGGGCATCCATTCCTGAGTATTTGTCTTATAAATTACAAATGTCTGGCTATGAAGCCCCACACATTTCAAAAACAGAGCCAGCAAATGTATCTTTTGGTACAACAAATGTATCAGGAAAAAATTATCGTTGGGTATTTAAAGATGTTCCTGCACTCAAAGAAGAACCATATATAACTACTATAGATGATTATGTCTCCAAAATAGAGTTTGAGTTAGCAAATATTTCAGTTCCTGGTGTATCATATAAATCATTTTCTAACAACTGGACCAGCATATGTGAGAATATGTTGACAGACGAAAGTTTTGGAGGACAAATCAAAAAAACCGGATTTGTAAAAGAATTTATAGCCAAAATTAAGAGTGAAAATAAAGAGCCTTTAGCTCAAGCTATTGCTAGTTACGATTTTGTACGAAAATCTATCAAATGGAATGAAGTAGAAGATGTATATAGTGATGCAACTAAAAAAGCGTATGAAACTCATAGTGGTACAACTGCTGACATTAACCTTTTGTTGATTGCTATGCTAAAAGAAATTGGTTTAGATGCTAAACCCGTTTTACTTAGCACTAGAGAAAATGGGAAAATACTCCCCTTTTATGCTACAATTTCTAAGTTCAATTATGTTATAGCTCATGTACAGCTCGGAGAGAATTCAATATTACTAGACGCTACAGATGAACATATATCCCCGGGAATGTTACCAACCAGATGTCTCAACGGTATAGGAAGACTGATTGATTCAAAAGGTGGAGACTGGATTGCATTAGACCCTAAAGAAAGAGCATCACAACTCATAAATGTCCAAATGGCTATCAATGAAGATGGAGAATTAAGTGGTAAGATAGAAAAATCATTGGCTGGTTATGATGCATGGACACACCGTAAAGAAATAATTGCAATTGGGAAGGATAAACATACCGAAAATCTGAAAAAAGAGCATCCTACCTGGCAAATATCCAAAATAGATCTCATCAACCTTGATAAGTATGCAGAAGCTTTTAGTGAGAAATATGAATTAACGATGGGTGATGCAAGTCAAAAGGCTGGAAATATTATCTATTTAAAACCACTACTTAGTGAAGCCTTAACTGACAATCCGTTTAAGCATCAAGAAAGAAAATTTCCGGTGGACTTTGCAACCGCAATGGATAGAACATATGTAGCTACAATTACTGTCCCTGAAGGTTTTAAAGTGGAGGAAATGCCTAAAAATGCCATAATGGCACTACCTGAAAATGCAGGACGATTTTCATTTATGGCTGCTGTTAACGGAAATACAATTCAGATAAGTAGCAAAATCTCTATAAGAAAACCCATATTCTATGCTGAAGAATATGCTGCACTTAGAGAGTTATATGCTCAGATTGTCAGCAAACATGCAGAGCAAATTGTATTGAAGAAAATCTAA